TGTAATATGTTGGTAACAATTGCCGTCTAAACTAAGGTCAGGCAAATAAATAACGAAAGGAGGTGTGCGCATGTCCATAGATACCGGTGATACTGCCTGGCTATTGGTATCGACGGCATTGGTCATGCTCATGACGCCGGCGGTAGCCTTGTTTTACGGTGGAATGGTAAGAAGGAAGAACGTCCTCTCTACCATCATGATGAGCTTCGCTATCCTAGCTCTGGTGTCTATTCTCTGGGTTCTCTACGGTTATAGTTTGAGCTTTGGGTCAGACAAAGGTGGAATAATTGGAGGCCTTGAGTGGCTTGGATTGATGGGGGTGGGACAGGAGCCATCATCCATATACGCCCACACTGTCCCCCATCTAGCGTTCATGATGTTCCAGGCGATGTTTGCCATCATCACCGTGGCGCTCATCACTGGCGCCGTTGTGGAGCGCATTAAGTTTGGCTCGTTGCTCATCTTTTCCACTCTGTGGCTGACGCTGGTCTACTGTCTGGTGGCCCACTGGATATGGGGCAGTGGTGGCTGGCTTGCCAGACTGGGTGTTCTAGATTTTGCTGGGGGTTCTGTAGTGCATATAAATGCCGGTGTATCAGCACTGGCGCTGACCCTGGTGCTCGGTTCGCGCAAGGGATTCAAGGAGCGAGAACCTATGGAACCAAATAACATACCCATGGTCGTGTTAGGGAGTGGTCTACTCTGGTTCGGGTGGTTTGGTTTCAATGCCGGTAGTGCCTTGACAGCTGGTGGTTTAGCTTCCAATGCCTTCGTCACTACTAACACTGCTGGTGCGGCTGCCGCTCTGACCTGGATGATATTAGGTTGGATACACCGCAGGCCATCAGTTTTAGGTGTAGCTACCGGCGCTGTTGTAGGACTTGCCGCTATTACTCCAGCCTCTGGCTTCGTGCATCCCATTGCCAGCATACCCATCGGTGTCATAGCCGCCATGCTTTCATACTATGTTATGTTCTGGAGAAGCAGGGCAGGCAAAATAGACGAGTCTCTAGATGTCTTCGCCTGTCATGGGGTTGGTGGAACATGGGGAATTATAGCTACAGGCATTTTCGCCACAGGAGCAGTCGGCGGAGCCAAAGGGCTTATCGATGGCAATTGGCTGCAAGTTCCCATACAGATTGCTGGTATTGCTGTCATTATAGCCTTCGCTTTCAGTATAACCTGGCTATTGGCAAAGCTGGTGGATGTCACCATCGGTCTGCGCGTAAGCAGTGAAGAGGAAACAGTGGGGCTTGATATCTCACAGCACGGTGAACGAGCTTATGGAGGGCTGCTGAGATGAAGAAGATAGAGGCCATCATCAGAGAAGAAAAGTTAGACGCTGTCAGAATTGCCCTCGAAAGCCAGAGCTATTTCGGCATGACGGTCAGCGAGGTAATTGGTAGAGGCCGGCAAAAAGGGCTGACGCTGCAATGGCGAGTTGGAGAGTACTGCGTGAATTTTCTGCCCAAGATTAAGATAGAGGTCGTCGTCCTTGATGAGGATGTCCCCAAGGTGCTTAACGCAATTAGCACAAATGCTAGGACGGGGGAGGAGAGGGGTGACGGCAAGATATTCATCATCCCAGTTGAAGGTGCGGTACGTGTCAGAACCGGTGAGATGGATGAGAATGCAATATAAAGAGCAAAAAATAAATAAATAAAGGAGGCTAGAAATGGCAAAGAAAAGCAAAGAGGAGAGTAAAGAATACGTACTCAGGATGACAAAGGAGCATGATGTCAAGTTCATCAAGATGTGGTTCACCGATATCTTAGGTTTTCTGAAGAGCTTTGCCATCACCCGTGAGGAATTGGAGGAGGCATTTGAAGATGGCATGGGATTCGATGGTTCCTCCATCGAGGGATTTGCCCGGATCGACGAGAGCGATATGGTGGCCATGCCTGACCCTGACACCTTTCAATTGCTACCGTGGCGGCCACGAGAGCATCGTGCGGTGGCACGGATGTTCTGCGACATCCTGAAGCCTGGCGGCGAGCCTTTTGAAGGTGACCCCAGATATGTTTTGAAGTGGAACCTAAAGCGAGCGGCGGACATGGGCTACACGTACTATGTTGGTCCAGAGCTGGAATATTTCTACTTCAAGGATTCGAAGGGAACGGAGACACTTGATGAGGGAGGCTACTTCGACATGGTGCCTCTGGACGCGGCCACAGATTTGAGGAGGGAAACAGTGCTTATCTTGGATGAGATGGGCATCGGCGTGGAATACTCGCACCATGAAGTGGCGCATAGCCAGCACGAGATAGACATGAGGTACACAGATGCTCTGACCATGGCAGACAACGTGATGACTTATCGGTTAGTAGTGAAACAGGTAGCTTTACAGAATGGGTTGTATGCCACATTCATGCCAAAGCCTATTTTTGGCATCAACGGCAGTGGCATGCATGTACATCAGTCGTTGTTCAAGGGCGATAAGAATGCTTTCTTCGACCGCAATGATAAGTATAACCTGTCCAAGGTGGCCAAGAGTTTCATCGCTGGTCTGTTGAAGCATGCCCCTGAGATCACGCTAATTTGCAGCCAATGGGTGAACTCATACAAGAGGTTGGTGCCTGGCTACGAGGCTCCTGTTTATCTGTCCTGGGCTAGGCGGAATCGGGCTGACCTGATACGGGTACCCGAATACAAGCCTGGTAAGGAGAAGGCGACTAGGATAGAATTTCGGTCTCCTGATCCCGCCTGCAATCCCTATCTTGCCTTCAGTGTGATGCTGGCTGCTGGTCTGGATGGCATCGAAAAAGGGTACGAGCCGCCTGAACCAGTGGAGGAAAATGTTTATGAGATGACAGACGAAGAGAGAAAGAAAAAGAACATAGGCACTTTGCCGGCGAGCCTGTACGAAGCGATTCAGTTGTGTGAAAAGAGCCAGTTAGTGCGCAAAGCCTTGGGCGAGCACGTTTTTTACGCTTTCTTAAAGAACAAGAAAATGGAATGGGACCAATACCGGATCCATGTGACCGAGTACGAAACTAAGAGATATCTACCCATATTGTAGTTCGATGTTAAGTTTGTATAACCAAGCAAATTAATCTAAGAAGGAGGTGATTATAGAAAGTAATGATTGACTATGGCAGTAAGCAAAATCCAGTGAATATGATTAATTGGAGGTGAGTAATGTCATACAATTGGGGGCCACACTATATTGTTCCTACGGCGGTTCTGAAAAGCTATTCCGGGATGGTTGTATTAAGAGAAGAGTTTGATGAGGAGCTGCTACGCAAGGAGATGGAAGCACTGGGTGTCGCCGGCCCTATCGCGAAAATAACCAACCCCTGGTATTATCGTGAGAAAGGGGCAGAAACCTGGATTAAAATCGGGGAGTCGGCCGATGAGCATCAAAACTTTCCCACCAGATGGGATACAACCAGCCTAGAAGATGGGCAGTACGAAGTAATGGGACTGATGCACGTTTTCGTTAAGAAAAATGGTACGGAAATCGCCATTGCCCGGCAAAATGTAGTGGAGGTTAATGTTAAGAATTAGATTATTCAACAGTCGCCATCGATCATGCCTCTGATATCTCCACCGCGAGTTGGAAAATCAATTAGCAGTCATCGACTCAGATGGCTGCATATCAACTCGAGGTGTACTTGTCTGCGTGTTAAAATTACTAGCGGTATAGCATCGTGGAGGGGAACAAACACATGCGCAAGCTGCGTATTGGCATGGCTCAAATCAATGTCACTGTAGGTGATTTTGCTGGCAATACAAAAAGAATCCTGAAAGCCATTACCGAGGCCAGGTCTTTAGGAGTTGACCTTATTACCTTTCCCGAACTTGCTATGTGTGGCTATCCACCAGAAGACCTTCTGTTTAAACCACAGTTTATCGAAGAAAACTTAAAGTGCCTTGACAAAGTTATTGAGCATACCTCTGGGCTTGCAGTCGTTGTTGGCTTTGTTGATGCTAAGGAGGATATTTACAACGCTGCAGCAATTATTAACGATGGCAAGCTCTGTAGCGTTTATCACAAGATATACTTGCCAAACTACGGCGTGTTCGACGAAAACCGCTATTTTCAGGCTGGCAGGGAATGTCCAATGTATGTAATAAGTGGCGTCGGGGTGGGCGTGAATATTTGCGAAGATATCTGGTACGAAGCCGGGCCAGCTACTGCTCAGGCATATGCTGGAGCAGAAGTAATAATAAACATAAGTGCTTCACCTTACCACGCCGGCAAAGGCGATTTTAGAGAAAAGATGCTGGGAACTCGTGCTTCAGACAATGTGGCTATTGTCGCCTATACCAACCTTGTGGGCGGACAAGATGAACTGGTTTTCGATGGTAGTAGCATGGTGCTGAATGAAAAAGGAGAGCTTGTAGCTAGAGGTAAGCAATTTGAAGAGGATTTGATTGTGGTTGACCTTGATGTGGAAGCCGTTTTTCGCACTCGTCTACATGACCCGAGATGGAGGAAAGAGACACTGTTGCTACAGGATCAACGATGGCACACAGCCAAAATAGTATTGTCTGAGTTGCCTTTTAGTGCTTCAAAACCAGCGTTGCTACCGAGGCAAGTTGAGGTGCGCAGCCTTCCCGGTGAGGTCTATGATGCTTTGGTGCTGGGAACACATGACTACGTATTAAAGAACGGCTTTGAAAAGGTGGTGATAGGACTTTCTGGGGGCATTGATTCCAGCTTGGTAACTACTATTGCTGTTGATGCCTTAGGCTCAGCCAATGTGATAGGAGTATCAATGCCTTCGAGGTATTCTTCGTCTGGGAGCATCTCTGATGCTGAGCTTCTGGCTCAGAATTTGGGCATCAAGCTTATTACTGTATCCATCGAGAAGGTATATCAAGCCTGCCTTGAAATATTGACAGACCAGTTTCGTGATGCTAAGCCAGATGTAACTGAGGAGAACATACAGGCGCGTATCCGAGGCAATATTCTGATGGCTCTATCTAACAAGTTCGGCTGGCTTGTTTTTACTACTGGTAATAAGAGTGAGATAGCCACCGGCTACACCACTTTATATGGAGATATGGCCGGTGGTTTTGCCGTGATAAAGGATGTGCCCAAGACTTTGGTCTACCAGCTTGCCAAGTATCGTAACTCGGTAGCTGGGCGTGAACTCATCCCGCCGAGCGTTATAAATAAGGCACCGTCGGCTGAGTTAAGGCCTGAACAGAAAGATACCGATAGTTTACCGTCCTATGACTTGCTCGACCCCGTTCTAACGGCTTATGTTGAGGAGGATAGAAGCGTTGAGCAAATTATTGATATGGGTTTTAAAAAGGAGGTAGTTGAACGTGCAGCTCGACTGGTTGACACCAGCGAATATAAGCGGCGTCAGGCACCGCCGGGTATTAAGATAACACCTAGAGCTTTCGGTCGCGACAGAAGGTTGCCTATAACCAATCGATTTCATGAATGTTAATTGGTAAAAAATACACTATCCGGGAATATTTGGCTAGACGCGACTAGTTAAGTAGAAGCAAGTTCTCAGTAATACCCCTGAGCATTACAACCGTAGACAATCAAGTATTCTGTTTTTGCATTGGAGATAGTATAATACATGGTAACCTATATAAGGCATTGTCATAAAACATGATATCAAGTGCCAACTCTGATACAGAAAGAAAGATCATATCCATTCTGAAGGTATTGAGTGAGTCTTTTGAGCCCTTAGGCTCAATCACAATCGCTCGGGAGCTTGAAAAACGTGGGCTTTCACTCAGCGAGAGAGCCGTCAGATACCACCTGAAGATTACGGATGAGAGAGGTTATACCCAGCCCCTGGGTATAGATGGACGGATGATTACGTCGCGAGGACTTGAGGAGCTGCGAATAGCCTTGGCGCCAGACCAAATCGGTTTCATTCTAGAAAAACTTGAGCTTCTAGCATTTCGTACTACTTTTAGCCCAGAGAGCCGAATTGGCCAAGTTCCCATAAATACTTCACTATTCAACAAGGATGACTTCCCCAGAGCTGTGGAAGCTATGAAAGGCGTGTTTAAAGCTGGGATATGTGTGAGTGAACTAGTGGTGACAGCGACTGAAGGCCAGAAGCTTGGTGATGTAGTTATTCCAGATGGCAAGATAGGTCTGGCCACAGTATGCGGTGTGACTGTAAATGGCGTGCTGCTAAAACACGGAGTCCCGATGGAATCTAAATTCGGAGGAGTACTTGAAATTAGGGATTCAAAGCCAAGACGTTTCGTGGCCATAATTAACTATGGGGGTACATCCCTGGACCCTTCCGAACAATATATTCGTGCTGGAATGACAAGCGTCGGCGAGACTGCTAAAACCGGCAGCGGCAAGATACTGGCCAATTTCCGAGAGATACCAGCGCCAGCGAGGGCAATCGTCGAAGAGACTATTGCGAAGCTTAGAGCGGCTGGCATAAACGGCGTCTTTGCCCTGGGCAATATGAGTGAGCCCATATGTCAAATCTCTGTTGGCATGAACCGGGTTGGTATGGTATTACTGGGTGGATTGAATCCGGTAGCCGCGGCAGTAGAGGCAGGAATTGAAGTCGAGAACACGGCTGAAAGCGGTATGGTTGACTTCCAACAGTTGGTCAGCTTTTGGAATCTCTGAAGCAACTGCCTAACAAAGCAAACTCGGTCACTTGACTCCATCGCTTCAATCAGGCACTAAAACATGGCCAAACAGTCATCACTTTCGCACTGCAACTATGGTGTTGCCCCTAATGATTCCAAAATGTCGGCCCGTTGTCTCAGTTTCGGCTGATTGACGTGAAGTCTCGCAAGTCTAGCATAAAGAGGTATTTGAAGATATGAAATTTGGGCACTCTGTACCTCAAGGAATATTATCGCAGCAAACTGGAAGTAGCTCTGTTAGGATTTCACGTTTGCTTGAGTTTACATAACATTTTGCACGATCTTATAAAGACCTGTCCCTACATATTCAGTAAAGACAAATTAAGTAAAGACAAAAAGCTATGAAAGATGATAAAATAACCAATACGTTTTGCGTTTGAGGTTAACTTTCTGATGATTGAAGAGCTTTTGCTTGGCCTATACAAACTTGAAATCCCCCTTCCCAGAAGCCCTTTAAAGGCTCTGAACTCTTATGTGGTAAAGGGGCGGGACCGGTTTCTAATTATCGACACGGGAATGAACCGTGAGGAATGTCTGCGTCCGATGCGCTCTGCCTTGCAAAAGCTGGATGTCGACCTTGACAGGACGGACTTCTTCATCACTCATTTGCATGCCGATCATTCAGGTCTGGTGGGGGTTCTGGCCACTGATACGTCCAAAGTATACTTCAACAGGACGGAAGCCTCCTTTATTAATTTCCAGCCGTCCGAAGATTACTGGAAGAAGCACTTCGTCTTTTATGGCTCCCATGGCTTTCCCGAGGATGAAATGAAAAGGGTGTGGGAGGGTCATCCGGGCTATCGTTATAGCTCGAGACGTCAGATTAATTTTATCGCTATGGTAGAAGGGGGTGAGATAGAGATTGGTGATTACCTGTTCCGATGTATCGAAACACCGGGGCACTCCCCGGGACATATGTGCCTTTACGAGGCCAGCAAGAAGGTACTTGTCTGTGGTGACCATATTCTTTTTGACATCACTCCGAACATCACTCATTGGCCGCAACTGGAAAATTCACTCAAGCATTATCTAACAAACCTAGAGAAGGTTTATGCACTTGATGTGAGTCTTGTTTTGCCCGGCCATCGCAATATTTGGCACGACCATAGAAAAAGGATTACCGAACTGCAGGAGCATCACCGGGACAGGTTGAATGAGGCGTTGTCAGCTCTGGAAAATGGGGAGAAGACAGCCTGGGAAGTAGCCCCTTATATAACCTGGGATATAGACTGCAACTCGTGGGCAGAATTCCCTCCAGTGCAGAAATTCTTTGCTGTGGGGGAGACTATCGCCCACTTGGACTACCTCGAGGCAGACGGCAAGGTGCGCAAAGAGACGAAAAATCATAAGGTGCTGTATTCGCTGGCGTAGCGAAAATCAGTGGAAGCTTTTTGGAATAGCACGGAGAAAGATGAGCTATCGCAGCTACCGAAGTGATAATATCGCGCCGATACTGGCCATAATAATCCTCTGCTTCTTGGTGTATATAGCCACCATTGTAGCAGGGATGATGGATCACGACCTTATACCGCTGCTGGGGCTGCGAACTGCGTCTTTCCTGGCACAACCCTGGACAATCTTGACCAACCTTTTTGTCCATGGCGGTATATGGCATCTGGTATTCAATATGCTTACCCTCTACTTTTTCGGCAGCTTTTTAATCAGGCTCATCGGGGTTCGTGACTTTCTCATAATATATTTTGGCGGCGGAATACTGGGCAATGTATTGTTTATGCTCCTGGGTTCGCCTTATGCCATAGTTATCGGTGCCTCAGGTGCCATCTTTGCTCTGGGTGGCGCGCTTGCCATACTGACGCCCAGATTGCGAGTGTACGTGTTTCCCATACCGGCCCCTATCCCACTCTGGGTGGCGGTGTTGGTAGGTTTCCTCATAATGTCTTTTGTCCCTGGCGTGGCCTGGCAAGGTCACCTCGGCGGCCTAGTTTTCGGTCTAATAGCCGGCCTCGTCTTGCGTAGACGGGTGCGTACCCCATTCTCTTAGTTCGCCCACAGTACCATGCGAAGTCGGTTCTTCCACAAAGCAGGTTTATACCATTTTCTTTCCTCTCTCGACGTCTCGGCTGGAAATTTTGTCACCCTATATATCTCCGCCGCTTCTTTCCCGGACTATGTGGATGAGCTGTCATTAGGGCCGAAGTACGCTGCCCATGCCGATGAAATTGAGGAGGCGGTTAAAGCTGAGGCGGTCGTCAGTGGTGCCGAGAAATACGGGACCGGTGCAGCCATATTCTGGAATGGACTTGGGAACAAGCACATTGTCCTGCCACCGCTCCCCATCGCTGAGAACAAGGTTTCCGCAGGTAAACTTGATGTCTCAGTCCTACACGAAGTTCTGGAGAGGAGATATATCATTGGTGTCGTTCTGGTAACGTGGGGGTGGTATGCTTTAGGTATATTTGATGCTGATAAGCTGGTGGCATGGAAAACAGGCACCGGATATATACATAAAAAACACAGGAAAGGCGGCAGAAGCCAGAAGAGATTTGCCCGCAGGACCGAGGAGCAGAGGAAGGATTTCCTGCGCCGGGTCGGCAATAGAATTGAGGAGAAGTTGGGGAGCTTCGCCCCTGACCACATTTTTTTCGGCGGCAACCGGCTGATTTTAAAGCCGTTGATAGGGGAATGTAGATATCTGCAGGCAAAAGCCGACAAAATCTCGCCGCGGACTCTGGATGTAAGGTATGCCGATAGGGAAGCCTTAACGGGTAGCCTGGCCGAAATAACAAAGTCCCTCGTTTTTACTTTCTAAGGTAGAAGAGGGCTTATTGCCGAAAGAAGGCCGATTGCAATTCTCGGCTCAACTACATAAAATGGGATGCACCATTATATTATGATTCACAAGAGAATTTGCCTAGAGCATGAAAACGTTAATTCAAGGAGGTTAAAGGCATGAAGAATAAATTATTTGGTATGCTTGCAGTTCTCGTATTGGTCGGGATGTTATTCCCAGCATGCACGCCAGGCGAGGTCAAGGTTACAACGCCCAGCAATATTAAGCCCATCATTTTTGTTCATGGTTTTGCCGGTTCAGCAGCCCAATTCGAGTCACAGGCTATGCGATTTGAAAGCAACGGCTATCCCTCCAACTACATAGCAGCCTATGAGTACGATACCTCCGCCGGTCTCTCCCCTGAATTTCCACCGGCGGATGTTCTTGCGGGCATTGACCAGCTTATCGACACCGTTATCAAGGATACCGGCGCCGATAAGGTTGACGTTGTCGGGCATTCTCTGGGCACAATGGTGATGCAGACATACCTGAGAAGCTCGCCGGAACGTGCTGCAAGGGTTGCCCACTATGTAAATATCGACGGCAGGACAAGCACCGACCTTCCAGGTGGAGTGCCCACCTTGGCTTTATGGGCTGGGCAGAGACCGCCTGGATTCCTTCCTGCTGGTGAGATAGTAGGAGCGACGAATGTAAATCTTCCCAACGTGGTTCATGTCGAGTGCGCCACCTGCGCTGAGGCATTTGTGGAAATGTACAAATTCCTTACTGGCCAGGCACCGGCAACGGACAAGATTGTACTTGAGCCTTCTAGTAAAATTCAGCTTGCCGGAAGAGCGGTCATTTTCCCACAAAACACAGGAGCTTCAGATACCACTTTACAGATATGGGAAGTCGATGGCAAAACTGGCGCCAGAACCACGAGCCAGCCACAGGCAACCTTTCCAATAGGTGGGACTGGAGCCTGGGGCCCCTTTAATGCCAGGAGCAGCGTGAATTACGAATTTTGCCTGCTACAAGAAACTTTTATGACGCACTACTATTTTGAACCTTTTATAAGAAGCGATTACTTAATTCGTTTAAACACAGAGATGCCCGGCAAAGGGCTCAGCAGCCACGCCGATACCAGCGACCACCAAAGCAACCTTTTGATTACCAGGAACAAAGAATTTTGGGGCGACCAGGGCATTGACAGCGACGTTCTCACAGTCAATGGCTCTAATATAGTCACCCCTGCCATATGTCCCCTTAACAAGCTGGTAATTGCCATATTTGTTAATGATAATGGCGCTGACGATAAAAACGATCTTTCCACACCGATTCCTTATTTCTTTTCGGCAATTCCGTTTTTCATAAGCGGTGCTGACCTTTATATCCCGGCGGCTGACCCTCCGGATGGAATAATATCACTTGTACTTACACCACGGGGTGGTGGTGGTGGGACACAGGTGATAAACGTTCCCAACTGGGTATGTACGAAAGATAGAATCTATGTGCAGTTTAACGATTTTATCCAGGCTAAATAATTTAAGATGAAAACTCTAGGAATCGTTGGCGGTATTGGGCCAGAGTCAACCACAGAGTACTACCGCCAGATTATTGCATCATACCGCCAACGAAAACAGGATGGAAGTTACCCTTTAATCATAATAAACAGCATCGACATGAAAAAGATGCTGGATTTGATTGGTGCGAATGAATTAGTCAGGCTAACGGACTATCTATTGGGGGAAGTGCAGAAGCTGGCTAAAGCGGGAGCCGATTTGGTGTTGTTGGCATCCAATTCACCACACATAGTATTTGGTGAGCTTTCTCGCCAGTCACCGATTCCGCTGGTTAGTATTGTGGAGGCCACTTGCGAGGCGACTAAGAAATTAGGTCTGAAACGAGTTGGCTTGTTTGGCACACGCTTCACCATGCAGGGACGGCTCTATCCAGATACATTTTCTAAAGAGGGGATAACCATTGTAGTGCCTGGGGTGGAGGAGCAAGTCTATATTCATGACAAGTACATGAATGAATTGGTAAACGGCATTATACTTTCTGAAACGCGTGAACGATTGCTGGGAATAGTCGAGCGGCTAAAAGCGCAGGAAGGCATCGAAGGCTTGATTTTGGGGGGGACGGAACTGCCCTTGATTTTGAGAGAAGAAACATACAACGGCATACCATTTTTAGATACAACCAGGATTCACGTTGAGCGTGTCGTTGCTCAGATGCTGTCGTAGAAAGCCGTCCTAAGTCCGGTCCACCTGCAGAAGCTCGAAGCTTGCCTTCTCGCTGGTAATACGAACTGCGTCTGTGCCCAGTATCTCGAAGATGATTACCTCCCCCACCAGCCAGGTGGTTACACCGGGGCGCAGGCAGCCGGTGGTGGTTTTTCCTGACCTTCCCAGTGCGGCGTGTGTATGCAGCGTTGGTTTACCCTTGTTATCAGGAGCGATTATCCCCACACCGACTACCTCATGCACCCCGTCCACGGGGAGGAGCATTGGTTCGGGCGGCATTTCATCTGACCGTCGAGGGCCAACAACTACCTGACCATCGCCGATACCACCAATCAGAATGACCTGTCCTACAGAAATCTTCTTCTCCTCGGCAAAACTCTCGATGCAGGCAGGGATAGCGTCGCCATCTTCAAGGCGAATTACAAAAACCCGACCGATTTTCCCTTCAGATGACTTCATGGCAAGCCTCCTTTATGCTGATGGCTCTAGCTTTTGATGTTTACTCTTTTCCCTCTGATATTGGTTGACGTACTCAGAAATCATATCTCGAATGGGAAGATGATACGGACATCTTTCCTCGCAGTCACCGCACTGATTGCAGCTAGTTGCCTTTTCCACGATTGCACCCCAGATGCCTGAGACCAAATGTTCCGGAGGTAAACGACGCACCAAGCTGGGATACATCATGACAGTGGATATCAATATACCTTCTTTGCAGGGTTGGCAGTAGTCGCAGCGGTGGCAAAACCTGGTGCCAAGTTCCTGTTTTAGTTTTTGCATCTCTTCCAGCTCTGCTGCTGTCATTGTGTGGGGACCGTCCAGTATCTGGATGATTTCCTCTATCTCAGTCACTTTCTCTATGCCGCAGATTGTCACCATATCCGGAAACTGGAGAAGATATTTGAAGGCGATTTCAGCGTTGTCTATCATCCCGCCGGCCAGTGGCTTCATGACTATAAAACCGACGTTATGTTCTCTGACCAGGGGCAGAAGCTCATCGGCTGCTTCTGAGGTAACAAAATTAAACGGAAACATGATGGTTTCGAAGCGGCTTGATGCCACCGCTTTCTTGGCTACGTCTATCTGATGCGAAGTAATGCCGATATGTTTCACCAGCCCCATGTCTTTAGCCCTTTCCACCACGGCTATCGGCCCGTTGGGGCCAAGAACCATGTCCAGAGAGTTAAAGTCGCTGATGCCGTGGAATTGGTACAGGTCTATATACTCAACGTTAAGCCGCTCCAGGCTTAGCTTTAGGTGTTTTTCCACCCCCTCGCGCTTTCGTGAAAGCGACTTTGTGGCTATAATAAGCTCCTCCCGCCGTCCTGAGATAGCCTTGCCGATGCGTTCCTCGCTGGTGGTATAAGCATTGGCAGTATCAATGAAAGTGATGCCCAGGTCCAGGCATCTTTTGACCACGTTGACTGCTTCATCCTCGGTGAGCCTCTGAATTGGTATACCACCGAAACCCAATCGCGAGACGAGCATATTAGTTTTGCCCAGTCTTATCTTCTCCAACGTGCCACCTCAGAGAAATAAACCGCTTCGGGTAATTGTACCACGTCCTGAGATAAAGTTACCGCACACAAGGGCTGGCTGAAATGACAAGGCAGCAGGTTTTTACTTTTTGATGGCTTGCAAACTCCAACCTCTTTTATTGAAAGAGAACTGGGTGTAGAATTATGGTAAACATCTAATCATCATATATGGGCTACCAGGCTGGTGAAGGAGGCGTTCTATGCCATTGGGAGACAAAGGCTCAGATATCATAGAAATGCTGGCTAAGAATGAGGAGGCTGTGGCGCGGCTTTATAGAGCTTACGCAGATAGATTCCCGGAATATAAAGACTTCTGGGCTGGGCTGGCTGTCGATGAAGTAGACCATGCCAGCGAGCTACGCAGGTTGTGTGAAATTGCTGGCAGGAGGGGTCTGTATCCAAGTGAGGGTAGATTCAATACAACTGCCATCAGCGTCTTCTCGAGCTATTTGGAGAGGGAGTCCGAGCCTAACAGAGTAAAAGCATTGTCTTTGATTAATGCCTTGTCTGTCGCCG
This is a stretch of genomic DNA from Chloroflexota bacterium. It encodes these proteins:
- a CDS encoding alpha/beta fold hydrolase translates to MKNKLFGMLAVLVLVGMLFPACTPGEVKVTTPSNIKPIIFVHGFAGSAAQFESQAMRFESNGYPSNYIAAYEYDTSAGLSPEFPPADVLAGIDQLIDTVIKDTGADKVDVVGHSLGTMVMQTYLRSSPERAARVAHYVNIDGRTSTDLPGGVPTLALWAGQRPPGFLPAGEIVGATNVNLPNVVHVECATCAEAFVEMYKFLTGQAPATDKIVLEPSSKIQLAGRAVIFPQNTGASDTTLQIWEVDGKTGARTTSQPQATFPIGGTGAWGPFNARSSVNYEFCLLQETFMTHYYFEPFIRSDYLIRLNTEMPGKGLSSHADTSDHQSNLLITRNKEFWGDQGIDSDVLTVNGSNIVTPAICPLNKLVIAIFVNDNGADDKNDLSTPIPYFFSAIPFFISGADLYIPAADPPDGIISLVLTPRGGGGGTQVINVPNWVCTKDRIYVQFNDFIQAK
- a CDS encoding rhomboid family intramembrane serine protease; the protein is MSYRSYRSDNIAPILAIIILCFLVYIATIVAGMMDHDLIPLLGLRTASFLAQPWTILTNLFVHGGIWHLVFNMLTLYFFGSFLIRLIGVRDFLIIYFGGGILGNVLFMLLGSPYAIVIGASGAIFALGGALAILTPRLRVYVFPIPAPIPLWVAVLVGFLIMSFVPGVAWQGHLGGLVFGLIAGLVLRRRVRTPFS
- a CDS encoding MBL fold metallo-hydrolase is translated as MIEELLLGLYKLEIPLPRSPLKALNSYVVKGRDRFLIIDTGMNREECLRPMRSALQKLDVDLDRTDFFITHLHADHSGLVGVLATDTSKVYFNRTEASFINFQPSEDYWKKHFVFYGSHGFPEDEMKRVWEGHPGYRYSSRRQINFIAMVEGGEIEIGDYLFRCIETPGHSPGHMCLYEASKKVLVCGDHILFDITPNITHWPQLENSLKHYLTNLEKVYALDVSLVLPGHRNIWHDHRKRITELQEHHRDRLNEALSALENGEKTAWEVAPYITWDIDCNSWAEFPPVQKFFAVGETIAHLDYLEADGKVRKETKNHKVLYSLA
- a CDS encoding DNA-binding protein, whose protein sequence is MKSSEGKIGRVFVIRLEDGDAIPACIESFAEEKKISVGQVILIGGIGDGQVVVGPRRSDEMPPEPMLLPVDGVHEVVGVGIIAPDNKGKPTLHTHAALGRSGKTTTGCLRPGVTTWLVGEVIIFEILGTDAVRITSEKASFELLQVDRT
- a CDS encoding aldo/keto reductase encodes the protein MEKIRLGKTNMLVSRLGFGGIPIQRLTEDEAVNVVKRCLDLGITFIDTANAYTTSEERIGKAISGRREELIIATKSLSRKREGVEKHLKLSLERLNVEYIDLYQFHGISDFNSLDMVLGPNGPIAVVERAKDMGLVKHIGITSHQIDVAKKAVASSRFETIMFPFNFVTSEAADELLPLVREHNVGFIVMKPLAGGMIDNAEIAFKYLLQFPDMVTICGIEKVTEIEEIIQILDGPHTMTAAELEEMQKLKQELGTRFCHRCDYCQPCKEGILISTVMMYPSLVRRLPPEHLVSGIWGAIVEKATSCNQCGDCEERCPYHLPIRDMISEYVNQYQREKSKHQKLEPSA
- a CDS encoding amino acid racemase, which produces MKTLGIVGGIGPESTTEYYRQIIASYRQRKQDGSYPLIIINSIDMKKMLDLIGANELVRLTDYLLGEVQKLAKAGADLVLLASNSPHIVFGELSRQSPIPLVSIVEATCEATKKLGLKRVGLFGTRFTMQGRLYPDTFSKEGITIVVPGVEEQVYIHDKYMNELVNGIILSETRERLLGIVERLKAQEGIEGLILGGTELPLILREETYNGIPFLDTTRIHVERVVAQMLS